The Medicago truncatula cultivar Jemalong A17 chromosome 4, MtrunA17r5.0-ANR, whole genome shotgun sequence genome includes a region encoding these proteins:
- the LOC11416915 gene encoding uncharacterized protein, which produces MKSIVDSISDLSLLEISGEDDSLLSDSTPTVTAANVFSCSPLVSARSRPRQIKGSEIDNVDSEDLDSLRNDSANKENAKWSKPEGLDSSQKKKRKKKLGGFNLRKSLAWDRAFFTEQGVLNPLELSMISGTVTPNSKSNLNLEAIEEEEPATTSLALQEIEENLFKHSSGGASIRNRKISAVSALSPKPVSSIKKTIPVASLAKRKILAVNDVGNKYKRSACPRPVITSSSLKRTVTVKTPSKESKITRIPVPKSSATATTTRSGMLSSGSSKRNQIANPVTNVPKYAGVKGPSKNPRTVASIPKVDLADKCSVSRTLTKPAGKHLDNSVSAIRPPSRMNQTGNGANKVSEAGFPPSKMHQTGSGANKASEACLPHGISDTDKKKQQTLFQTSKSSGLRMPSPSIGFFSQAKASSSNGQLQKSSIPCKPSESNIPKLRKLGTSSVNDARSKTVQGAAKIRTKELSLSDVKSEIVVQIDNKKMAEVECDSSSFEKISKQPEVKNILEDVMLKSQEQRELHENDHDSGIENMVLFPTDEKELLTKSHTHEQLEKETDRAMDEKLYDVSSNGDQSLYVEPQSTNCPIMQETSNNVSNTVHNAIAQDENDQIKGPTYDIPAFKEILVLQADHETSIKDGKHSGEFKECNSVKTALLNCSLDDFWKTVPEGSEQGTPCKNTEEVNCGAGEFGRYGDVQLHLLNENLSINCNETTQSNLEAVSQQFLGEQLKTPFLSSVGEIGSEKENIPDMNSSQPAQVTTLFSKGSPEKSILEINGASKNESKIAEIKDCQLPVDGQSGFSPRIPMDGQYDQVIDSKAIHDGTREFELDKLSEGCMTVSATACCTIVTNVSPERRPFPENNVINLRLTPQLCPTVKTGCDSGGNNMPITNSSSISELQIKDGNFSTDTSINCEVQCDVPGNIEQQAGSVFIYPEINKISCEDESLVPNHGHLFHQSEFSEVSPDVISNIEDPIGTGAENSSGLLQHTQLSLADNNINACSHLPEFQKPSAAATVDTQVVNNRLHLDSDFLPTIIVSSAEIKEQTLVDGAFEGCRFDTNECGTSNHHNYRDIEESHMEEAQAQSFDEIPVAYDCSSKHCPALINDQFSLADDNNRNEDSHLPRLQKPSDVVALDSQRVNNILHLDIECVPTNIASSAEINEQNLVEGAFEGSNEHNPSNHHIQDMPENKDANHDGDEKVELLQIDGAEEGSSDISSVVEVQHNEIAISAYLDSSTTEVSEGPFASVAAWKSEEQCFLSENSKLLASDNPTFNATIPEGSEVNPVKLNEIISTEFDSSTQVSEDPFTSVVALKSEEQCLLSEESKLLASDNPTFNETIPQDSEVSSLKLIEDVVSAEFDFSIEVSEDPFTSSVALKSEEQCLFSEESKLLATENPTFDATIPQGSDVSSVNSESLSDVGETNICRNDKLPKTDMLCQTKCNINFPEDNSKMIHLEKVATKSKQEVPILKPPPNVAPFTEEWLAAIEAAGEEILTMKGGAVQNSPPEKAQHEPSPWSPVKKNQAIGPFDCTKVTKHNIQNSDPS; this is translated from the exons ATGAAATCCATCGTCGATTCAATCTCCGATCTCTCTCTCTTAGAAATCTCCGGCGAAGACGATTCTCTTCTCTCCGACAGCACTCCCACTGTCACCGCCGCCAATGTTTTCTCTTGCTCTCCTCTCGTTTCCGCCAGATCTCGTCCTCGTCAAATCA AGGGAAGTGAAATTGATAATGTTGATTCTGAAGATTTGGATTCGTTGAGGAATGATAGTGCCAATAAAGAAAACGCAAAATGGAGTAAACCTGAAGGATTGGATTCTTctcaaaagaagaaaaggaagaagaaattaGGTGGTTTTAATTTGCGTAAAAGCTTGGCATGGGATCGAGCTTTTTTCACCGAACAAG GTGTTTTGAATCCCTTGGAGCTTTCTATGATAAGTGGTACCGTCACTCCTAATTCAAAGTCGAATTTGAATTTGGAAGCTATCGAGGAAGAAGAACCAGCTACAACTTCGTTAGCATTGCAGGAAATTGAAGAAAATCTGTTTAAGCATTCATCTGGAGGTGCTTCAATTAGAAATAGAAAGATTAGTGCTGTTTCGGCTTTATCTCCAAAGCCAGTTTCATCCATCAAAAAAACAATACCAGTTGCTTCCTTG GCAAAGCGGAAGATTCTTGCAGTCAATGATGTTGGAAATAAGTATAAGCGCAGTGCTTGTCCAAGGCCGGTCATAACTTCATCATC ACTGAAAAGAACTGTCACTGTGAAAACTCCGAGTAAAGAGTCTAAAATCACTAGGATACCAGTACCAAAATCCAGTGCAACTGCAACAACCACTAGGAGTGGAATGTTGAGCTCAGGTTCCTCAAAGAGAAATCAAATTGCAAATCCTG TCACTAATGTTCCGAAGTATGCTGGAGTAAAGGGCCCGTCAAAAAATCCTAGAACTGTGGCAAGCATCCCAAAAGTTGATCTGGCTGATAAATGTTCTGTTAGTAGAACTCTTACCAAGCCGGCTGGAAAACATTTG GATAACTCGGTTTCTGCGATACGTCCACCATCCAGAATGAATCAAACAGGAAATGGAGCAAATAAGGTGTCTGAAGCTGGTTTTCCTCCATCCAAAATGCATCAAACAGGAAGTGGAGCAAATAAAGCTTCTGAAGCTTGTCTCCCACACGGAATTTCTGACACTGATAAGAAAAAGCAACAGACTCTTTTTCAAACATCAAAGTCGTCAGGCCTAAGGATGCCATCTCCCTCAATTGGATTCTTTTCTCAG GCTAAAGCTTCCAGTTCAAACGGCCAATTGCAGAAAAGCTCTATACCTTGCAAACCTTCTGAGAGTAACATTCCTAAACTAAGGAAGTTGGGAACAAGTTCTGTTAATGATGCAAGGTCAAAAACTGTCCAAGGGGCAGCCAAGATTCGTACTAAGGAATTAAGCCTTTCAGATGTCAAGTCAGAAATAGTCGTGCAAATAGACAATAAGAAGATGGCTGAAGTGGAATGTGACTCTtcaagttttgaaaaaataagtaAGCAACCAGAGGTTAAAAATATTCTTGAGGATGTCATGTTAAAATCTCAGGAGCAACGAGAACTACATGAAAATGACCACGATTCTGGCATTGAGAACATGGTATTATTCCCTACAGATGAAAAGGAACTTCTTACAAAGAGTCACACACATGAGCAGTTAGAGAAAGAGACTGACCGTGCTATGGATGAAAAGTTATATGATGTTTCATCAAATGGGGATCAGTCTTTATATGTGGAGCCACAGTCTACAAACTGTCCTATCATGCAAGAAACTTCAAATAATGTTTCAAATACTGTGCATAATGCTATAGCACAAGATGAAAATGACCAAATCAAAGGGCCCACCTATGACATTCCGGCTTTCAAGGAAATTTTGGTACTACAGGCAGATCATGAAACTTCTATTAAGGATGGAAAACATTCTGGGGAGTTTAAGGAATGCAATAGTGTCAAGACTGCCCTTTTAAATTGCAGccttgatgatttttggaaaacTGTTCCCGAAGGATCTGAACAAGGAACCCCGTGTAAGAATACTGAAGAGGTAAATTGTGGTGCTGGTGAATTTGGTAGATATGGAGATGTACAATTGCATTTATTGAATGAGAATCTCTCAATCAATTGCAATGAGACCACCCAAAGTAATTTAGAGGCAGTTAGTCAGCAGTTTCTGGGGGAACAACTCAAGACTCCATTTCTTAGTAGTGTAGGAGAAATTGgatcagaaaaagaaaatataccgGATATGAATAGTTCTCAGCCAGCTCAGGTGACAACCTTATTTTCTAAAGGTTCTCCTGAGAAGTCTATACTAGAAATCAATGGTGCTTCTAAGAATGAATCAAAAATAGCTGAAATCAAAGACTGTCAGCTTCCAGTAGATGGTCAATCAGGTTTCTCCCCAAGAATCCCAATGGATGGGCAATACGACCAGGTTATTGACTCGAAAGCAATTCATGATGGAACCCGGGAGTTTGAATTGGATAAGTTGAGTGAAGGTTGTATGACTGTTTCAGCAACTGCTTGCTGCACTATTGTAACTAATGTTTCTCCGGAACGAAGACCTTTTCCTGAGAATAATGTAATAAACCTCCGCTTAACACCTCAACTATGTCCAACGGTAAAAACTGGTTGTGATTCCGGGGGAAATAATATGCCAATTACCAACAGCAGCAGCATTTCTGAATTGCAGATTAAAGATGGCAATTTTTCTACAGATACTTCAATAAACTGTGAGGTTCAGTGTGATGTCCCTGGAAACATTGAGCAGCAAGCTGGTAGTGTGTTTATATATcctgaaattaataaaatatcttGTGAAGATGAGAGTCTAGTGCCAAATCATGGGCACTTGTTTCATCAGAGTGAGTTTTCTGAAGTTTCTCCAGATGTAATTTCAAACATCGAGGATCCTATTGGCACTGGAGCTGAAAATTCCTCTGGCCTTTTACAGCATACTCAGCTTTCATTGgcagataataatataaatgcATGCTCTCATCTTCCTGAGTTTCAAAAGCCTAGCGCTGCGGCTACTGTAGATACCCAGGTTGTTAATAACAGACTGCACTTGGATAGTGACTTTCTGCCAACAATTATCGTTTCATCTGCAGAAATCAAGGAACAAACTTTAGTTGACGGTGCATTTGAAGGATGCAGGTTCGATACAAATGAGTGTGGTACTTCTAATCATCACAATTACCGAGATATTGAGGAATCACACATGGAAGAGGCACAAGCGCAATCCTTTGATGAAATTCCTGTGGCATATGACTGCAGCAGCAAACACTGTCCTGCGCTTATTAATGATCAGTTCTCATTGGCAGATGATAATAATAGAAATGAGGATTCCCATCTTCCTCGGTTGCAAAAACCTAGTGATGTTGTTGCTCTTGATTCCCAGCGTGTTAATAACATATTGCACTTGGATATTGAATGTGTACCAACAAATATTGCTTCATCTGCAGAAATCAATGAACAAAATTTAGTTGAGGGTGCATTTGAAGGGAGTAATGAGCACAATCCTTCCAATCATCATATTCAAGATATGCCTGAAAACAAAGATGCAAATCATGATGGGGATGAAAAGGTGGAGCTTTTGCAAATCGATGGTGCTGAAGAAGGTTCTTCGGACATATCGTCGGTAGTTGAAGTTCAACACAATGAGATTGCTATTTCTGCTTATCTTGATTCTTCTACTACTGAAGTGAGTGAAGGTCCCTTTGCAAGTGTAGCTGCTTGGAAGTCTGAGGAGCAATGTTTTTTAAGTGAAAATTCGAAGTTACTAGCTTCAGATAATCCAACTTTCAATGCAACAATCCCAGAAGGCAGCGAAGTAAATCCGGTGAAACTCAATGAGATTATTTCTACTGAGTTTGATTCTTCTACTCAAGTGAGTGAAGATCCCTTTACAAGTGTAGTTGCTTTGAAATCTGAGGAGCAATGTCTTTTAAGTGAAGAATCAAAGTTACTAGCTTCAGATAATCCAACCTTCAATGAAACAATCCCACAGGACAGCGAAGTTAGCTCATTGAAACTCATTGAGGATGTTGTTTCTGctgaatttgatttttctattgAAGTTAGTGAAGATCCCTTTACCAGTTCAGTTGCTTTGAAATCGGAGGAGCAATGCCTTTTCAGTGAAGAATCAAAGTTGCTAGCTACAGAGAATCCAACCTTCGATGCAACAATCCCACAAGGCAGCGATGTTAGTTCAGTAAACAGTGAAAGTTTATCAGATGTAGGTGAAACTAATATCTGCAGGAATGATAAGTTGCCTAAAACTGACATGCTATGTCAGACAAAATGCAACATCAACTTTCCAGAAGACAACAGCAAAATGATTCATCT TGAGAAGGTTGCAACTAAAAGCAAGCAGGAAGTTCCTATCTTGAAGCCTCCACCAAATGTTGCTCCATTTACTGAGGAATGGTTAGCTGCAATAGAAGCCGCAGGAGAG GAGATTTTAACGATGAAAGGCGGCGCTGTACAAAATTCCCCCCCTGAGAAGGCGCAGCATGAACCAAGTCCTTGGTCACCG GTGAAGAAAAATCAAGCGATTGGACCATTTGATTGTACCAAAGTAACCAAGCATAACATCCAGAATTCTGATCCATCATGA